A stretch of DNA from Pleurocapsa minor HA4230-MV1:
GAAATTGTCATGAAGTATCTCGATCTCGATCGCTTGTTGCCAGAGTCCGATTTAGTCATTACTGCTGAAGGCTGTTTGGATTATCAAACCCCCCATGGCAAAATTCCTGCCGAGGTTGCTTCTAGAGCAAAAATATATGACTTGCCTGTAATTGCTTTAGCAGGAAGTCTGGGTAAGGGTGCAGAGGTCAATTGGCAACATGGAATCGATTACTTTACCAGCATTGTCGATCGCCCTTGTCAACTAAGTGAAGCGATCGCCGATGCAGCAACCCTATTGACCAATTCAGCAGAATCTATGGCCCGTTTAATGTTAGTTGGGCAACAAGTCGAATTCAAAAGTCAAAACTAATAAGCAATAAGTAATAAGAGGATTAAAAAAATGGAAAGTATAAACAACGACAATTTAAATTATTTTTTAACGGCAGAAGATTATTTTAATTTAGGCAAATCTGATGCTTGGGCGGGAAAATCCAAGCGTCCACCAGAAGAGACGGTAGAAGGGGCTGAGTTATACGATCTCGGTTACAACGAAGGAAATATCGAATACGCGCCGATTCAAACCGAGAATAGCTAATGAGTAAAGCTTCTACCAGCAAAGAAGCAGATAACAAGGCGAGATTGAGCGAGACTAACATTTGGTCACGCTTTGAAAAACCACAAGCAATTACTACAAGACCACCAAAACGAAAGTTTCGCTGGGTTGTGGATGCTGTATTGCCGATAACGCTATCGCTTCTGGCTGGAATTATTGTTTTATTACCAACTTCATTGCCAACTGAAGGGCGTTTGTCGTTATTTGCTTTTGCAATAGCGATAATTCTTTGGTCTACGACATCGTTGAATGCAGCTTATGTTGCTTTGGCAGCAGTTATTTTACTAATTCTCTCTGGCGGTAGCGACCAAGAAAAACTCTTTGAAGCACTAGAATCAGATGTCATTTGGCTGATGATTGGTGCTTTTATCTTGGGTGGGGCAGTACAGCAAACTGGTTTGGCTGCCCGCTTGACTCAAGTTGTTGTTTCCAAAGCGCATACTGTTGGAAAGGTTTTTTGGTTAATGACAACTATCCTAATTCCCTTAGCTTTTGTCATACCATCTACTTCTGGCAGGGCAGCTGTCGTTATTCCAGTTTTTCGTAGTATAGTCAATGCCACGGGCGATCGCAAAATTACCCGTGCTTTAGCTTTGTTGATGCCTACCGTCATTTTAGTATCGACAATTTCTACTTTAATTGCTGCTAGTTCCCATTTAATCGCGATCGATCTGCTTGATGAAATTGCTGATGTCAACCTTTCCTACACTCAATGGGTAGTTTATGGATTTCCTTTTGGAGTAATTGCCAGCTATCTTTCTTGCTGGGTGGTAATGCACCTGTTTTTGGATAAAAAACGTCGCCAACGCCCACTAGAAATAACCAAACAAAAGCAAAAATCCTTTTCTCGTGCTGAAAAAACAACCTTAGTTGTAGTTATGGTCATGGTGGTACTATGGCTTACGGAAAGCTGGCACGGCTTGGAGATTGCCACCGTCACCGTTATCGGTGCGCTAGTGTTAACTGCCCCAGGCATCGGTGCGATCGCTTGGAAAGATGGATTGAAAGCAGTTTCGTGGAATCTGATTATTTTTGTTGGTGCTGCTTTAGTTTTGGGAGAGGCGTTAATCGAGTCAGATGCAGCCCAATGGATTATCGATCGCCTGTTTGTAGCCAGTGGTATTGTTGGGGCTGATTCTCGCTTATTAATTTTGCTGGTATTGTCTTTAATCTCGCTTACTTCGCATATTTACATGACTTCTCATTCGGCGAGGGCAGTAGCGTTAGTACCAGCATTGTTATATCTAGGGAATAGTTTGCAATTAAATCCAGTCGCCGTTTTATTTATCAGCACAGTGGGGATGGATTATTGTCTTACTTTTCCAGTGAGTTCCAAAGCCTTGTTGATGTTTCAGGAACTAGAAGAAGAAACCTACAAACCATCGGATCTATTGCGTCTGAGTTCAGTACTACTGTTGGTTCATCTGGGATTAATTATTTTGTTTTATTACACTTACTGGAACTGGATCGGCTTGCAATTATAGGCTTATGAACTTACGCAAAAAACTCTTAACTACATTTAGTGCTTTGGCACTATTAACCTTGGCAACGGCTGGTGTAACACTTTGGGCGATCGCTAAATGGCAAGATAGCGAACAGAGGCTTCGAGCGCATTATCAGCGTAGTTTGCTGCTTCTCGGGGTTCAGTCTGCTACCTTTCGCGCTATCAAA
This window harbors:
- a CDS encoding anion permease, with the protein product MSKASTSKEADNKARLSETNIWSRFEKPQAITTRPPKRKFRWVVDAVLPITLSLLAGIIVLLPTSLPTEGRLSLFAFAIAIILWSTTSLNAAYVALAAVILLILSGGSDQEKLFEALESDVIWLMIGAFILGGAVQQTGLAARLTQVVVSKAHTVGKVFWLMTTILIPLAFVIPSTSGRAAVVIPVFRSIVNATGDRKITRALALLMPTVILVSTISTLIAASSHLIAIDLLDEIADVNLSYTQWVVYGFPFGVIASYLSCWVVMHLFLDKKRRQRPLEITKQKQKSFSRAEKTTLVVVMVMVVLWLTESWHGLEIATVTVIGALVLTAPGIGAIAWKDGLKAVSWNLIIFVGAALVLGEALIESDAAQWIIDRLFVASGIVGADSRLLILLVLSLISLTSHIYMTSHSARAVALVPALLYLGNSLQLNPVAVLFISTVGMDYCLTFPVSSKALLMFQELEEETYKPSDLLRLSSVLLLVHLGLIILFYYTYWNWIGLQL